A stretch of the Psychroserpens sp. Hel_I_66 genome encodes the following:
- a CDS encoding peroxiredoxin: protein MALVGRQFPNLNVNAMNEMGDTFKLNVLEEAKNNNKKVVLFWYPKDFTFVCPTELHAFQAAQAEFEKRNTIVIGASCDTAEVHFAWLSTAKDNGGIEGVTYPLLADSNRNLASALGILDTTDVEYNDETGLYTVEGDNVTYRATYIIDEEGTIQHESVNNMPLGRNVNEYLRIIDALTHVQEKGEVCPANWEEGKDAMQANAKGTAEYLKAHLN, encoded by the coding sequence CTTTAGTAGGAAGACAATTTCCAAATTTAAATGTAAACGCTATGAACGAAATGGGTGATACTTTCAAACTCAACGTTCTTGAAGAAGCAAAAAACAACAATAAAAAAGTAGTGCTATTTTGGTACCCAAAAGATTTTACTTTTGTATGCCCAACGGAATTACACGCATTTCAAGCTGCACAAGCAGAATTTGAAAAAAGAAATACCATTGTAATTGGTGCATCTTGTGATACTGCAGAGGTTCACTTTGCGTGGTTAAGCACAGCAAAAGATAATGGTGGAATTGAAGGTGTAACTTATCCTTTATTAGCAGATTCAAACAGAAACCTTGCCTCTGCATTAGGTATTTTAGATACAACAGATGTTGAATACAACGACGAAACAGGATTATACACTGTTGAAGGTGACAATGTAACATACAGAGCAACATACATCATTGACGAAGAAGGAACGATCCAACATGAGAGCGTAAACAATATGCCTTTAGGTAGAAATGTAAATGAATATTTGAGAATCATTGACGCCTTAACCCACGTCCAGGAAAAAGGAGAAGTTTGTCCTGCAAACTGGGAAGAAGGAAAAGACGCAATGCAAGCAAACGCAAAAGGCACTGCTGAATATTTAAAAGCGCACTTGAACTAA
- a CDS encoding thioredoxin family protein — protein sequence MIKELEQDNLAEIVSQNDTVIVQYSATWCGNCRIMKPKFKKLSSENENITFIMADAEKFPESRKLATVDNLPTFATFQKGAFINQTQTNKFDVLKDLVNEVTSN from the coding sequence ATGATAAAAGAATTAGAACAAGATAACTTAGCTGAAATAGTATCGCAAAATGACACCGTAATTGTACAGTATTCTGCCACTTGGTGTGGAAACTGCAGAATCATGAAACCAAAGTTTAAAAAGTTATCTTCGGAAAATGAGAACATCACCTTTATTATGGCTGATGCCGAGAAATTTCCGGAATCAAGAAAACTAGCTACAGTTGATAATCTACCAACTTTCGCAACATTTCAAAAAGGAGCTTTCATAAACCAAACGCAAACGAACAAGTTTGACGTATTAAAAGATTTAGTAAATGAAGTTACCAGTAATTAA
- a CDS encoding DUF6952 family protein: protein MKLPVIKHLSQFIEDNDEDFIVETIETLENLTEVSSLKDEELDVIGELISNMYGALEVQKMIKSGTPKKEALNAFMKRVMGSIDN, encoded by the coding sequence ATGAAGTTACCAGTAATTAAGCATCTATCTCAATTTATTGAAGATAACGACGAGGACTTTATTGTCGAAACAATAGAGACTTTAGAAAACCTTACAGAAGTTTCTTCTTTAAAAGATGAAGAATTGGATGTTATTGGAGAACTGATTTCAAATATGTATGGTGCTCTTGAAGTTCAAAAAATGATTAAATCTGGAACACCTAAAAAGGAAGCATTAAATGCTTTTATGAAACGTGTGATGGGTTCAATAGATAATTAG
- a CDS encoding ankyrin repeat domain-containing protein — protein sequence MKNIELLFEAIRIKDNEQLKSLLKEQPDLANVRDSRGFTPLIFATYFDNEVATKILIEHNADIDAKDHTGNTALIGVSFKGNEKLAKLLIEKGANINAQNNLGTTPLIFATTYNQQNTVALLLDHKADKTIQDKEGRKAINYASEKGYQDLVALLQ from the coding sequence ATGAAAAACATTGAACTCCTTTTTGAAGCTATAAGAATCAAGGATAACGAGCAACTCAAGTCGCTTCTAAAAGAACAACCTGATTTAGCGAATGTTAGAGATTCCAGAGGGTTTACACCTTTAATATTTGCTACTTATTTTGACAATGAGGTAGCAACCAAAATCTTAATAGAACATAATGCGGACATTGATGCAAAAGACCATACGGGAAATACAGCATTAATAGGAGTGAGCTTTAAAGGAAATGAAAAATTAGCAAAATTATTGATTGAGAAGGGTGCAAATATCAACGCACAAAACAATTTGGGCACCACACCATTGATTTTTGCAACCACATATAACCAGCAAAATACAGTAGCGCTGTTACTAGATCACAAAGCAGATAAAACAATACAGGATAAAGAAGGTAGAAAAGCAATTAATTATGCTTCGGAAAAAGGCTATCAAGATCTTGTAGCGCTTTTACAATAG
- the katG gene encoding catalase/peroxidase HPI has protein sequence MKNNGNSNSNVWDINESDAGQCPFLSGTQKRTAGNGTKNRDWWPNELKLNILRQNGTPSNPMDEDFNYAEAFNSINYAELKQDVIDLMTDSQDWWPADYGHYGPFMIRMAWHSAGTYRVGDGRGGASSGTQRFAPLNSWPDNGNLDKARLLLWPVKKKYGKNLSWADLMVLAGNCALESMGFKTFGFAGGREDIYEPEQDIYWGSETGWLDNDERYDTSDGDLEGHLGAAHMGLIYVNPEGPNGDPDPLKSAHDIKITFGRMAMNDEETVALIAGGHTFGKTHGAANPDDHVGFEPHGASIEEMSTGWKNSFKSGVLDDAITSGLEGPWTPNPTRWDDEYFDVLLNYDWELTKSPAGAHQWTPTAASNARMAPKAGDANGKQALMMSTADMALKMDPTYLEISKRFHKDHKALEDAFARAWYKLTHRDMGPIDRYLGPEVPKEELLWQDPIPKVNYKLSENDVSNLKKMILASELTISQMVTTAWASASTYRDSDKRGGANGGRLRLKPQRHWEVNNPSELQKVISVYEAIQNDYSGTVSIADLIVIGGNAGVEEAASNAGHSVTIPFSCGRGDASQEQTDLESFGYLEPLADGFRNYIRKDLNVAAEDLMIDRANLMTLSSPEMTALVGGLRVIGANYDGSNHGVFTDRVGHLTNDFFVNILDFTYTWSATSEDDRFFEGRDRKTGEVKFTGTRADLIFGSNTELRAIAEVYGADDGEQKFVKDFVKAWSKVMHLDRFDLK, from the coding sequence ATGAAAAATAACGGAAATTCAAACTCAAACGTTTGGGATATCAATGAGTCAGATGCTGGGCAATGTCCTTTCTTAAGCGGTACACAAAAAAGAACCGCTGGAAATGGAACTAAAAACCGAGACTGGTGGCCAAACGAGTTAAAATTAAATATCCTACGCCAAAATGGGACACCATCTAATCCTATGGATGAGGATTTTAATTATGCAGAAGCTTTCAACAGTATCAATTATGCAGAGTTAAAACAAGACGTTATTGATCTAATGACAGATTCTCAAGACTGGTGGCCTGCAGATTATGGTCATTATGGTCCATTTATGATTAGAATGGCTTGGCACAGTGCAGGTACGTATCGAGTTGGTGATGGTAGAGGAGGGGCAAGTTCTGGTACACAGCGTTTTGCGCCTTTAAATAGTTGGCCAGACAATGGAAATTTAGATAAAGCAAGGCTATTATTATGGCCTGTGAAAAAGAAATATGGTAAAAATTTGTCTTGGGCAGATTTAATGGTTCTTGCAGGAAATTGTGCATTGGAGTCTATGGGATTTAAAACATTTGGTTTTGCAGGAGGACGAGAAGATATTTACGAACCAGAACAAGATATTTATTGGGGAAGTGAAACAGGTTGGTTAGATAATGATGAGCGTTATGATACAAGTGATGGTGATTTAGAAGGACATTTAGGAGCTGCTCATATGGGATTAATCTATGTGAATCCTGAAGGACCAAATGGAGATCCAGATCCATTAAAATCTGCGCATGATATTAAGATTACATTTGGTCGTATGGCTATGAATGATGAAGAAACCGTTGCACTTATTGCAGGTGGTCATACCTTCGGAAAAACGCATGGTGCAGCAAACCCAGATGATCATGTAGGTTTCGAGCCTCATGGAGCATCTATCGAAGAAATGAGTACAGGTTGGAAAAATAGTTTTAAATCTGGAGTTCTGGATGATGCAATTACTAGTGGTTTAGAAGGTCCATGGACACCAAACCCTACACGCTGGGATGATGAATATTTTGATGTACTCTTAAATTACGATTGGGAACTCACAAAAAGTCCTGCTGGAGCTCATCAATGGACACCAACAGCAGCATCAAATGCAAGAATGGCACCAAAGGCAGGAGATGCTAATGGAAAACAGGCATTAATGATGTCTACAGCAGATATGGCACTAAAAATGGATCCAACATATTTGGAAATTTCTAAACGTTTCCATAAAGATCACAAAGCATTAGAAGACGCTTTCGCCAGAGCTTGGTATAAGCTAACACATCGTGATATGGGACCGATAGATCGCTATTTGGGACCTGAAGTTCCGAAGGAAGAATTATTATGGCAAGATCCAATTCCGAAGGTAAACTATAAATTAAGCGAAAATGATGTTTCTAACTTAAAGAAAATGATTTTAGCATCAGAGTTAACTATTTCTCAAATGGTAACTACCGCTTGGGCTTCTGCTTCAACTTATAGAGATTCAGATAAGCGTGGTGGTGCAAACGGAGGACGTTTACGCTTAAAGCCTCAGAGACATTGGGAAGTCAATAACCCGAGTGAGTTACAAAAAGTAATTTCTGTATATGAAGCTATCCAAAACGATTACAGTGGTACAGTATCCATTGCAGACTTGATTGTAATTGGAGGTAATGCAGGTGTTGAGGAAGCTGCAAGTAATGCTGGTCACAGCGTAACTATTCCTTTTTCCTGCGGAAGAGGTGACGCGTCACAAGAACAAACAGACTTGGAGTCGTTTGGATATTTAGAGCCATTGGCAGACGGTTTTAGAAACTATATAAGAAAAGATTTAAACGTAGCTGCGGAAGATTTAATGATAGACAGAGCTAATTTAATGACTCTTTCTTCACCAGAAATGACTGCCTTAGTAGGAGGTTTAAGGGTTATTGGAGCAAATTATGATGGCTCAAACCACGGTGTTTTTACAGATCGTGTTGGTCACTTAACCAATGATTTTTTCGTGAATATTCTAGATTTTACATATACATGGAGTGCAACTTCAGAAGATGATCGTTTTTTTGAAGGACGTGACCGTAAAACAGGAGAGGTTAAGTTTACAGGAACTCGTGCAGATTTAATCTTTGGTTCTAATACAGAATTAAGAGCTATTGCAGAAGTTTACGGAGCAGACGACGGAGAGCAAAAATTTGTAAAAGATTTCGTGAAAGCATGGAGCAAAGTAATGCATTTAGATCGTTTTGATCTAAAATAA
- a CDS encoding fasciclin domain-containing protein has protein sequence MSMKVDNTMKPSGDYVIVGDAKMFPTRNIIENAVNSKDHTTLVAAVKAAGLVETLSSEGPFTVFAPTNEAFEALPKGTVRTLLMEENKDQLKNVLTYHVVSGKVSAKDLAMLIKKNDGKAKLTTVSGGTLIAWEKDGKIYISDENGNSSQVTIADVNQSNGVIHVVDAVVLPKS, from the coding sequence ATGTCCATGAAAGTAGATAACACAATGAAGCCAAGTGGAGATTACGTTATAGTAGGCGATGCAAAAATGTTTCCAACTCGTAATATTATAGAAAATGCTGTAAATTCTAAAGATCATACTACTTTGGTAGCAGCAGTTAAAGCAGCAGGATTAGTAGAAACGTTGTCTAGCGAAGGACCATTCACGGTATTTGCTCCAACTAATGAAGCTTTTGAAGCATTACCTAAAGGTACTGTTAGAACGCTCTTAATGGAAGAAAACAAAGATCAATTGAAGAACGTTTTAACGTATCACGTGGTATCAGGTAAAGTAAGTGCTAAGGACTTAGCAATGCTTATCAAAAAGAATGATGGTAAAGCAAAACTTACAACTGTATCTGGTGGTACATTAATCGCATGGGAAAAGGACGGTAAGATTTATATTTCTGATGAAAACGGTAATTCTTCACAAGTAACAATAGCAGATGTAAATCAATCTAACGGAGTTATACATGTTGTAGATGCAGTGGTTTTACCAAAATCTTAA
- a CDS encoding putative signal transducing protein — protein MSDTSYTKIFSGSFIIVQLAMDRLNSAGINAIIKDESESGRLAGFGASIQGYQELYVSNDELEEAQKVISSVKEELES, from the coding sequence ATGTCAGATACTTCATATACAAAGATTTTTTCAGGAAGTTTTATAATTGTGCAATTGGCAATGGATCGCTTAAACAGCGCTGGAATTAATGCCATTATAAAAGATGAGTCTGAATCTGGAAGACTTGCAGGTTTTGGTGCTTCGATACAAGGCTATCAAGAGCTTTATGTAAGCAATGATGAACTTGAGGAAGCACAAAAAGTTATCTCCAGTGTTAAAGAGGAGCTTGAATCTTAA
- a CDS encoding ABC-F family ATP-binding cassette domain-containing protein — MLTVSNLSVQFGKRVLFDEVNTTFNNGNCYGIIGANGAGKSTFLKIIAGKQDPTSGHVHLETGKRMSVLEQNHNLYDEHTVLETIIMGNKPLFKLKTEIDALYADYSDENAEKIGELQVQFEEMNGWNADSDAAAMLSNLGIKEEYHYTLMKDLDGKQKVRVLLAQALFGNPDLLIMDEPTNDLDYETISWLENFLANYDNCVIVVSHDRHFLDSVCTHISDIDFGKINHFSGNYTFWYESSQLAARQHAQQNKKAEEKKKELEEFIRRFSANVAKSKQATSRKKMIEKLNIADIRRSSRRYPAIIFEREREAGDQILNIEGLSASLEGDVLFSNIDINLNKGEKVVMFSKDSRATTAFYQIINGKEKADSGKYSWGVTTTQSYLPLDNSEYFDNNLTLVDWLRQWATTEEEREEVYIRGFLGKMIFSGEEALKTSNVLSGGEKVRCMLSRMMMVRANVLMLDEPTNHLDLESITAFNNSLKNFKGTVLFTTHDHEFAQTVANRVIELTPGGVIDRYMTFDEYMSDKKIKEMRDKMYAVTA; from the coding sequence ATGTTAACAGTATCAAATCTTTCGGTACAATTTGGAAAAAGAGTTCTTTTTGACGAAGTAAACACAACGTTCAATAACGGGAATTGCTACGGGATAATTGGAGCAAATGGAGCAGGCAAATCTACCTTTTTAAAGATTATCGCAGGAAAGCAAGATCCAACATCTGGACATGTACATCTTGAGACAGGAAAGCGAATGTCTGTTTTAGAACAAAATCACAACCTTTATGATGAGCACACTGTTTTGGAAACCATCATAATGGGTAATAAACCTTTATTTAAGTTAAAGACCGAAATTGATGCACTCTACGCAGATTATAGTGATGAGAATGCAGAGAAAATTGGAGAACTTCAAGTGCAGTTTGAAGAAATGAACGGTTGGAATGCAGATAGTGATGCTGCTGCAATGCTCTCAAATTTGGGCATCAAAGAAGAGTACCATTATACGTTAATGAAAGATCTGGACGGTAAACAAAAGGTAAGAGTCCTTTTGGCTCAGGCTTTATTTGGTAATCCAGATTTATTGATAATGGATGAGCCAACAAATGATCTTGATTATGAAACCATCTCCTGGTTAGAAAACTTTTTGGCAAATTATGATAACTGTGTAATCGTAGTATCTCACGATAGGCACTTTTTAGATTCAGTTTGTACACATATATCAGATATTGACTTTGGTAAGATCAATCACTTCTCTGGTAACTATACTTTTTGGTACGAATCATCACAATTGGCAGCAAGACAGCATGCCCAGCAAAACAAAAAAGCTGAAGAAAAGAAAAAAGAACTAGAAGAGTTTATTCGTCGTTTTTCTGCTAACGTTGCAAAATCAAAACAAGCTACAAGTAGAAAGAAAATGATTGAAAAATTAAATATTGCAGATATTAGACGCTCAAGTCGTCGCTATCCAGCAATTATTTTCGAGCGTGAGCGCGAAGCTGGTGATCAAATATTGAATATAGAAGGGTTATCTGCTTCCTTAGAAGGAGATGTTTTGTTCAGTAATATAGATATCAACCTTAACAAAGGGGAAAAAGTAGTCATGTTCTCTAAAGACTCTCGAGCAACGACTGCATTTTACCAAATTATAAACGGAAAAGAAAAAGCAGACTCTGGTAAGTATTCTTGGGGAGTGACAACAACACAATCCTATTTACCTTTAGACAATAGCGAATATTTTGATAATAACTTAACACTTGTAGATTGGTTGCGCCAATGGGCAACTACAGAGGAAGAGCGCGAAGAAGTTTACATTCGTGGCTTTTTGGGCAAAATGATCTTTAGTGGAGAGGAAGCTTTAAAAACCTCCAATGTACTTTCCGGAGGAGAAAAAGTACGTTGCATGCTAAGTCGCATGATGATGGTAAGAGCAAACGTTTTAATGCTGGACGAACCAACAAACCATTTAGATCTAGAAAGTATTACAGCATTTAACAACTCACTTAAAAACTTTAAAGGCACCGTTTTATTCACGACCCATGATCACGAGTTTGCACAAACCGTTGCAAATAGAGTTATAGAATTAACTCCGGGCGGAGTTATTGATCGTTACATGACTTTTGATGAATACATGAGTGATAAAAAGATTAAAGAGATGAGAGACAAAATGTATGCAGTCACAGCCTAG
- a CDS encoding TlpA family protein disulfide reductase yields MKLLIVSILSSFLFIGCDTNSEVSDVAYFGGEIINPNNNYVTLFSNEKDRDTIMLDANNRFIHKIENLKAGLYSFTHGGEFQTLLIEPKDSIMLRLNTNDFDESLVYTGDGSKKNNYLIKAFLNNEIENKKFNKLQHLEPEEFEKHIRTVQQQRQENLERFIETQQTSSLFKKIAEAGIDYSYYTIKEKYPFGYFGNNKLIHFKDLPEDFYDYREEVDFNDIELSRVYSYNKFMDWYFHNTALNTYYRDGNHHKFNRQALDYNLEKLRLIDSVIENEVIKNYVLKHATRVFVYNSSNQAQSKSMLDSFMEKSTDDDDKDYIDNLVNSTTSLYPGNKLPNIEIVNFNNEVLNLHEVINAPTVIYCWSSNFKYSYRNNHFMMKSLKSRYPDMNFIAININDMDTRSWKQTLSLLKYPTENEYMFKNPNEAIKKFAIAYAQKVLIVDENGIIIEPNTDLFSTEIDTIIEHTLVSK; encoded by the coding sequence ATGAAACTACTTATAGTTAGCATATTATCAAGTTTTCTTTTTATTGGGTGCGACACTAATTCTGAAGTTAGTGATGTAGCCTATTTTGGTGGTGAAATCATCAACCCCAACAATAATTATGTGACACTCTTTAGTAATGAGAAAGATCGTGACACTATAATGCTTGATGCCAACAATAGATTTATTCATAAAATAGAGAATCTTAAGGCTGGGCTTTATTCCTTTACACATGGAGGTGAATTTCAAACGCTTTTAATTGAGCCAAAAGATAGTATTATGTTGAGGCTCAATACCAATGATTTTGATGAATCCTTGGTTTATACTGGTGACGGATCAAAGAAAAATAATTATCTCATTAAAGCCTTTTTAAATAATGAAATTGAGAACAAAAAATTCAATAAACTTCAACATTTAGAGCCAGAGGAATTTGAAAAACACATTCGTACGGTCCAACAACAGAGACAAGAAAATCTAGAGCGCTTTATTGAAACCCAGCAAACCTCAAGCCTATTTAAAAAAATTGCTGAGGCTGGGATAGATTATAGCTACTATACCATTAAGGAAAAATATCCTTTTGGTTACTTCGGAAATAATAAACTCATACATTTTAAGGATTTACCGGAAGATTTCTATGATTACAGAGAAGAGGTTGATTTTAACGACATTGAGTTAAGTCGTGTGTATTCCTATAATAAATTTATGGATTGGTATTTTCATAATACTGCTTTAAATACTTATTATCGTGACGGGAACCATCACAAATTTAACAGACAAGCCCTAGATTACAACCTTGAAAAACTAAGGTTAATTGATAGTGTTATCGAAAATGAAGTTATCAAGAACTATGTGCTTAAGCACGCTACCCGTGTTTTTGTATATAACAGTTCTAATCAAGCACAGTCTAAAAGTATGTTAGATTCCTTTATGGAAAAAAGCACAGACGATGATGATAAGGATTATATTGACAATTTAGTGAATTCTACCACAAGCTTATATCCAGGCAACAAACTTCCTAACATAGAGATTGTAAATTTTAACAATGAAGTTTTAAATCTTCATGAGGTTATCAATGCTCCAACCGTTATTTACTGTTGGTCCTCAAATTTCAAATATAGCTATCGTAACAATCACTTTATGATGAAAAGTCTAAAATCGAGATATCCTGACATGAACTTTATTGCCATAAATATAAATGACATGGATACACGCTCTTGGAAACAGACTTTAAGTTTACTAAAGTATCCTACAGAGAACGAGTACATGTTTAAAAACCCAAATGAGGCCATTAAAAAATTCGCTATAGCTTATGCTCAAAAAGTGCTCATTGTAGATGAAAATGGTATAATCATAGAACCAAATACCGATTTGTTTAGTACAGAGATTGATACTATTATAGAGCATACATTAGTATCAAAATAA
- the fsa gene encoding fructose-6-phosphate aldolase: MKFFIDTANLDQIKEAQDLGILDGVTTNPSLMAKEGITGHDNIMKHYVNICNIVEGDVSAEVIATDYEGMVREGEALADLHNQIVVKLPMIKDGIKACKYFSDKGIKTNVTLVFSPGQALLAAKAGATYVSPFIGRLDDISTDGLNLIAEIRMIYDNYGFETQILAASVRHTMHVIDCAKLGADVMTGPLSSITGLLKHPLTDIGLEKFLADYKKGN, from the coding sequence ATGAAATTTTTTATTGATACAGCTAATCTTGACCAAATTAAAGAAGCTCAAGATCTTGGTATTTTAGATGGTGTGACAACAAACCCATCATTAATGGCTAAAGAGGGTATTACCGGTCACGATAATATTATGAAACATTACGTGAACATTTGTAATATTGTTGAAGGCGACGTTTCTGCGGAAGTGATTGCTACAGATTACGAAGGGATGGTGAGAGAAGGTGAGGCGCTAGCAGACTTGCATAATCAAATTGTTGTAAAGCTCCCAATGATTAAAGATGGTATAAAAGCTTGTAAATACTTTAGCGACAAAGGGATTAAAACAAATGTGACCTTGGTGTTCTCGCCAGGTCAGGCATTACTTGCTGCAAAGGCAGGAGCAACTTACGTATCTCCTTTTATTGGTCGTTTGGATGATATTTCTACAGATGGTTTAAATTTAATTGCAGAAATTAGAATGATTTACGATAACTACGGTTTCGAAACTCAAATTTTAGCAGCATCTGTACGTCATACTATGCATGTTATTGATTGTGCAAAACTTGGAGCAGATGTGATGACTGGGCCATTAAGCTCTATCACTGGTTTGTTAAAACACCCTTTGACTGACATTGGACTCGAAAAATTTCTAGCAGATTATAAGAAAGGAAATTAA
- a CDS encoding SDR family oxidoreductase, producing the protein MSKVVLITGGSSGIGKSIGEFLSQKGFTVYGTSRSPERYPDSKIQLVALDVADVLSVEKAIETVATEAGSIDIVINNAGAGITGPIEEIPNDEIKRNFETNLFGPINVIKAVLPQMRKQNSGLIINITSIAGYMGLPYRGIYSASKGALELITEAFRMEIKDFNIHMTNVAPGDFATNIAAGRYHAPVTKGSPYEKKYGQVLKAIDEDVDSGGDPQMVAKEIFNIINTPNPKIHYKVGAFMQKFSIILKRVLPDNVYEKMLLNHYKL; encoded by the coding sequence ATGTCTAAAGTTGTTTTAATTACAGGAGGATCTTCGGGAATTGGAAAATCTATTGGAGAGTTTTTATCTCAAAAAGGATTTACGGTTTATGGCACAAGCAGGTCACCTGAACGGTATCCAGATTCTAAAATACAACTGGTGGCATTGGATGTGGCAGATGTGCTTTCCGTAGAAAAAGCTATCGAGACCGTCGCAACTGAAGCTGGTAGTATTGACATTGTCATCAATAATGCTGGCGCAGGAATTACGGGACCTATTGAAGAAATCCCTAATGATGAAATCAAACGGAATTTTGAAACGAATCTCTTTGGGCCAATCAATGTCATCAAGGCAGTATTGCCTCAAATGCGTAAACAAAACTCTGGTCTAATCATAAATATAACTTCTATTGCTGGATATATGGGATTGCCATATCGCGGTATTTACAGTGCGAGTAAAGGTGCATTGGAGTTGATTACTGAAGCTTTTAGAATGGAAATAAAGGATTTTAATATTCACATGACTAATGTTGCTCCAGGTGATTTTGCAACCAACATTGCTGCTGGTCGTTATCATGCTCCTGTAACAAAAGGTTCTCCTTATGAAAAGAAGTATGGTCAAGTTTTAAAAGCAATTGATGAAGACGTAGATAGTGGTGGAGACCCTCAAATGGTAGCGAAAGAGATTTTTAACATTATAAATACTCCAAATCCTAAAATACATTATAAAGTGGGTGCGTTTATGCAAAAATTCTCTATCATTTTAAAAAGAGTATTACCAGATAATGTTTATGAGAAAATGCTTTTAAATCACTATAAGCTTTAA
- a CDS encoding glutaminyl-peptide cyclotransferase codes for MQSIKVFIITILSTIIISCGNSNTQKSNLSITTNAKNNVVSLGETVKLSIKNPNGVEISSVDYKLNGEPVDASFMLDDQLLGTQTVNATVKVGDSSEEISTTLTILNNQSPKVFGYKIINEYPHDITSYTQGLEFHNGELYESTGQYGESKLRKVDYKTGEVLKNTDLPDQYFGEGLTILDNKIYQLTWQENIGFVYDVETFEKKSSFTYGKSKEGWGICNDGEHIYKSDGTEQIWLLDPETLTEDSKIQVYTNKGKIVGINELEYVNGKIYANRYQKNGVAIINPENGAIEGVIDFSPLHKLVTQHAGLDVLNGIAYNPQSKTLFITGKRWDKLFEVEVFEK; via the coding sequence ATGCAATCAATTAAAGTTTTCATAATCACTATTTTAAGTACAATTATTATTTCCTGCGGAAATTCTAATACTCAAAAATCCAATCTTTCCATTACCACAAATGCTAAAAACAACGTGGTATCGCTTGGAGAAACCGTAAAGCTTTCTATCAAAAACCCAAATGGAGTAGAAATCTCATCAGTAGATTATAAATTAAATGGAGAGCCAGTTGATGCTTCCTTTATGTTAGATGACCAACTTTTGGGTACGCAAACTGTAAATGCGACGGTTAAGGTTGGCGATTCTTCCGAAGAAATCTCAACTACACTCACCATCTTAAACAATCAATCACCTAAAGTGTTTGGTTATAAAATTATAAACGAGTACCCTCATGATATCACTTCTTACACTCAAGGATTGGAATTTCATAACGGAGAATTGTACGAAAGTACGGGTCAATACGGTGAGTCTAAGTTGAGAAAAGTAGATTATAAAACGGGTGAGGTACTAAAAAATACCGATTTACCAGACCAATATTTTGGAGAGGGATTAACAATTTTAGATAATAAGATCTACCAATTAACATGGCAAGAAAATATTGGCTTTGTGTATGATGTGGAAACTTTTGAAAAGAAAAGCAGTTTTACCTACGGAAAAAGTAAAGAAGGTTGGGGCATTTGCAATGACGGAGAACATATCTACAAATCTGATGGTACAGAACAAATCTGGCTTCTTGATCCCGAAACGTTGACCGAAGACTCAAAAATTCAAGTTTATACCAACAAAGGAAAAATTGTTGGAATTAATGAATTGGAATACGTTAACGGAAAGATTTACGCCAATCGCTATCAAAAAAACGGTGTGGCGATCATCAATCCCGAAAACGGTGCTATAGAAGGTGTGATCGATTTTTCACCTTTGCACAAATTAGTAACGCAACATGCTGGATTGGACGTTTTAAACGGTATCGCTTACAACCCTCAATCAAAAACGCTTTTCATCACTGGCAAACGTTGGGACAAATTATTTGAGGTTGAAGTTTTTGAGAAGTAA